A window from Salinigranum halophilum encodes these proteins:
- a CDS encoding GNAT family N-acetyltransferase, whose translation MEIRPFTASDADAVFEVHRRAFGGRTEEAHIVQRLHDATKAVVSLVAVANGRIVGHVLFSPTTVEESGAPVELVGLAPVGVLPEDQNEGVGSLLIQHGLEACREAGVDAVVVLGDPGYYARFGFERASEYGLGNEYGVDEAFMVKPLHDGAVDGVEGVVRYQPEFEQTER comes from the coding sequence ATGGAGATACGACCCTTCACGGCGAGTGATGCCGACGCCGTCTTCGAGGTGCATCGACGTGCCTTCGGCGGGCGGACCGAGGAGGCACACATCGTACAGCGACTACACGACGCTACCAAGGCCGTGGTCTCGCTCGTGGCAGTCGCGAACGGCCGAATCGTGGGCCACGTCCTGTTCTCTCCAACGACCGTCGAGGAGTCCGGAGCGCCCGTTGAACTGGTCGGGCTCGCACCGGTCGGTGTCCTCCCGGAAGACCAGAACGAGGGAGTCGGCTCGTTGCTGATTCAGCACGGTCTCGAAGCGTGTCGCGAGGCCGGTGTCGACGCGGTGGTCGTGTTGGGCGACCCCGGGTACTACGCTCGCTTCGGCTTCGAACGGGCGAGCGAGTACGGGCTCGGTAACGAGTACGGTGTTGACGAAGCGTTCATGGTCAAACCGTTGCACGACGGCGCGGTAGACGGCGTCGAAGGGGTCGTCAGGTATCAGCCCGAGTTCGAACAGACCGAACGGTAG
- a CDS encoding DUF7573 domain-containing protein, with product MGRDRSLDEFVSVSNGADETAGSGRDDAESSQPTAVDPDASAAVEDVTAATDGREADEAAGSGDETDRDDERLPRATYRWSPDGDDCPVCGTHANAQWFDGDQFVCADCKEW from the coding sequence ATGGGTCGGGACCGGTCGCTGGACGAGTTCGTCTCGGTGAGCAACGGCGCAGACGAGACCGCGGGCAGCGGACGTGACGACGCCGAATCGAGTCAGCCGACGGCGGTCGACCCGGACGCGTCGGCCGCTGTCGAGGACGTGACCGCGGCCACGGACGGACGGGAGGCCGACGAGGCCGCGGGCAGCGGAGACGAGACCGACCGCGACGACGAGCGCCTCCCACGGGCGACGTACCGGTGGTCGCCCGACGGTGACGACTGTCCCGTCTGCGGGACGCACGCGAACGCGCAGTGGTTCGACGGCGACCAGTTCGTCTGCGCCGACTGCAAGGAGTGGTGA
- the mutL gene encoding DNA mismatch repair endonuclease MutL, with amino-acid sequence MTQIRRLDPETKRRIAAGEVVTRPVDVVRELVENSLDAGASRIQVAVGGDGTDLIRVRDDGHGMRREDAALAVERHTTSKLSGPDDVERVSTLGFRGEALPSIAQVADLTVTTNDGGPRGTRVHVSAGRVETEAAGRARGTTVEVRDLFSNRPARRKHLSSAKAEFARVSKLLSRYALCHADTRVSLSHDGRETFSTPGSGDTDALLGVYDRTVAGQSTTFSFVGDDGDGDEARVDGVLCYPSVTRATRDHVHVAVNGRPLADESLRRAVVAGYGSLLAGDRAPIAVVRVTLPPAAVDHNVHPAKAEVSFRDDAVDEYVEQAVSEALSTADLRRSGEVAMDLETSLQPLDGESRLGDVTVIGQFRELYLLCAAGDELLVVDQHAAHERINYERLRAAVGDVPSAEVTPPVTLSVSAAEASLVDALADDLRALGYEASTFGGRAVRVSRVPAPLGRTAAPESLRTVLAALDGDGETPADVRDELLKDLACHPSLKAGETLSTEVGERLLDRLGSCEQPYACPHGRPTILALDEETLVRGFERGNTRLG; translated from the coding sequence ATGACGCAGATCAGGAGACTTGACCCCGAGACGAAGCGACGAATCGCCGCCGGCGAGGTCGTCACGCGACCCGTCGACGTCGTGAGAGAACTCGTCGAGAACAGCCTCGACGCCGGCGCGTCCCGTATCCAGGTGGCCGTCGGCGGCGACGGCACCGACCTGATTCGTGTCCGAGACGACGGCCACGGGATGCGCCGCGAGGACGCCGCCCTCGCGGTCGAGCGTCACACCACGTCGAAGCTCTCCGGCCCCGACGACGTCGAGCGAGTCTCGACGCTCGGGTTCCGCGGCGAGGCGCTCCCGAGCATCGCCCAGGTCGCCGACCTCACTGTGACGACGAACGACGGCGGACCGCGCGGGACACGCGTCCACGTGTCCGCGGGGCGTGTCGAGACGGAAGCCGCGGGCCGTGCCCGGGGGACGACCGTCGAGGTGCGCGACCTCTTCTCGAATCGCCCGGCACGCCGGAAGCATCTCTCCTCGGCGAAGGCGGAGTTCGCCCGCGTCTCGAAGCTCCTCTCGCGCTACGCGCTCTGTCACGCGGACACTCGCGTGTCGCTCTCGCACGACGGCCGCGAGACGTTCTCGACACCCGGGTCGGGCGACACTGACGCCCTCCTGGGCGTGTACGACAGGACCGTCGCCGGGCAGTCGACGACGTTCTCCTTCGTCGGCGACGACGGCGACGGCGACGAGGCGCGCGTCGACGGCGTCCTCTGTTACCCGTCGGTCACGCGCGCCACCCGCGACCACGTCCACGTCGCGGTCAACGGGCGTCCGCTCGCGGACGAATCACTCAGGCGGGCCGTCGTCGCGGGCTACGGCTCGCTCCTCGCGGGTGACCGTGCGCCCATCGCCGTCGTCCGGGTGACGCTCCCGCCGGCGGCGGTAGACCACAACGTCCACCCCGCGAAGGCCGAGGTCTCCTTCCGCGACGACGCCGTCGACGAGTACGTCGAACAGGCGGTGAGCGAGGCGCTGTCGACGGCGGACCTCCGTCGGAGTGGCGAGGTGGCGATGGACCTCGAGACGAGTCTGCAACCGCTCGACGGCGAGTCACGGCTCGGCGACGTCACGGTCATCGGCCAGTTCCGCGAGTTGTACCTGCTCTGTGCGGCCGGCGACGAACTCCTCGTCGTCGACCAGCACGCCGCTCACGAACGCATCAACTACGAACGGCTTCGCGCCGCCGTCGGTGACGTCCCCTCCGCCGAGGTGACGCCCCCTGTCACGCTCTCGGTGTCGGCTGCGGAGGCGTCACTCGTCGACGCACTCGCCGACGACCTCCGGGCGCTGGGCTACGAGGCGTCGACGTTCGGCGGGAGGGCCGTCCGCGTCTCTCGTGTCCCCGCCCCGCTCGGCCGGACCGCAGCCCCCGAGTCGTTGCGGACGGTGCTCGCCGCGCTCGACGGCGACGGAGAGACGCCGGCGGACGTCCGCGACGAGTTGCTGAAGGACCTCGCGTGTCACCCGTCGCTCAAAGCGGGGGAGACGCTCTCCACCGAGGTGGGAGAACGACTACTGGACCGGCTGGGCTCCTGCGAACAGCCCTACGCCTGCCCGCACGGCCGACCGACGATTCTCGCGCTCGACGAGGAGACACTGGTCCGCGGCTTCGAGCGCGGGAACACCCGACTCGGGTGA
- the mutS gene encoding DNA mismatch repair protein MutS, with protein MLDVREDLTPMMAQYTDLCEAHDDALVLFQVGDFYEAFCAAAETVARVCEVTLTKREDSTGRYPMAGVPIDNAASYVERLLDAGYRVALADQVQPAEEASGLVDRAVTQLVTPGTLVDDAYLEGSTANYLAALVREAAGTEATYGLALVDVSTGECLVTSGSRETVSEELERRSPAELLTGPELDDVGADLVPEAMHTSYDPSVFEHDTARAHLRRYARPDVVLANDAEVRATGAVLAYAEYTQGGDHLDYVSRVTRFDARESMRLDATALASLELFESRSRSGHTLMGTLDETACALGRRRLEAWLRRPTVDRHEAEARLDAVEALSREGVVRETLHDRLREVYDLERLVGRVSRGRANARDLRSLATTLAVVPDLREALAALDHDSARLADLTDRLDDCGDVRSLVEEAIVPDPPQEVTDGGVVREGFDAELDDIRATEREGRAWVSQLEATERERTGIDSLEVGYTQVHGYYIEVTNPNLERVPEDYTRRQTLKNSERFYTPELKRREDEILSASERADALEYEVFCEVRASVADEGERLQALADVLAELDVLVAFATIAVDRDYVRPTFGAEAIEIEAGRHPVVERTTEFVPNGIDFSQGDVALITGPNMSGKSTYMRQVALTCVMAQAGSFVPASRASLRVVDRVFTRVGASDDIAGGQSTFMREMAELTDILHAATDRSLVLLDEVGRGTATTDGLAIARATTEFIHDEVGASTLFATHYHELTGLEAEYDGVFTLHFTADRDADGVTFLHRVAEGPSSSSYGVEVARLAGVPDRVVERARALVEAADRHEAAERDPDTADPSRHAATNGEHVRTSTDADSAEKAFSKPRQTSGGRAKSAPLPDPSRDSHGDPNHVVGGVLADIERLDVARTTPMDALSLLHELQRRLDDADQET; from the coding sequence ATGCTCGACGTGCGCGAGGACCTGACGCCGATGATGGCCCAGTACACCGACCTCTGTGAGGCCCACGACGACGCGCTCGTCCTCTTTCAGGTGGGCGACTTCTACGAGGCGTTCTGTGCCGCGGCGGAGACCGTCGCGCGCGTCTGTGAGGTGACGCTCACGAAGCGGGAGGACTCCACCGGCCGCTATCCGATGGCCGGCGTCCCCATCGACAACGCGGCGTCGTACGTCGAACGGCTGCTCGACGCCGGCTATCGCGTCGCGCTCGCCGACCAGGTCCAGCCCGCCGAGGAGGCGTCGGGGCTGGTCGACCGCGCCGTCACCCAACTCGTCACGCCGGGTACGCTCGTCGACGACGCGTATCTGGAGGGGAGCACGGCGAACTATCTCGCGGCGCTCGTGCGGGAGGCGGCGGGGACGGAAGCGACGTACGGCCTCGCACTCGTCGACGTCTCCACCGGCGAATGCCTCGTCACGAGCGGGAGCCGCGAGACGGTCTCGGAGGAACTCGAACGGCGCTCCCCGGCGGAACTGCTCACCGGTCCCGAACTCGACGACGTCGGGGCGGACCTCGTCCCCGAGGCGATGCACACCTCGTACGACCCCTCCGTCTTCGAGCACGACACGGCCAGGGCACACCTGCGGCGCTACGCCCGCCCGGACGTGGTCCTCGCCAACGACGCCGAGGTCCGTGCGACGGGTGCGGTCCTCGCGTACGCCGAGTACACCCAGGGCGGCGACCATCTCGACTACGTCTCCCGAGTCACCCGGTTCGACGCCCGGGAGTCGATGCGGCTGGACGCGACGGCGCTCGCGAGTCTCGAACTGTTCGAGTCGCGCTCGCGGTCGGGCCACACCCTGATGGGGACGCTCGACGAGACGGCGTGTGCGCTCGGTCGCCGCCGCCTCGAGGCGTGGCTCCGCCGGCCGACGGTCGACCGGCACGAGGCGGAGGCGCGACTCGACGCGGTCGAGGCACTTTCCAGGGAGGGCGTCGTCCGCGAGACGCTCCACGACCGGTTGCGGGAGGTGTACGACCTCGAACGGCTCGTCGGTCGGGTCTCTCGGGGGCGGGCGAACGCCCGGGACCTCCGCTCGTTGGCGACGACACTGGCTGTCGTGCCCGACCTGCGCGAGGCGCTCGCCGCGCTCGACCACGACTCGGCGCGGCTCGCCGACCTGACCGACCGACTCGACGACTGCGGTGACGTCCGCTCGCTCGTCGAGGAGGCCATCGTGCCCGACCCGCCCCAGGAAGTGACCGACGGCGGTGTCGTCCGAGAGGGGTTCGACGCCGAACTCGACGACATCCGGGCGACCGAGCGCGAGGGGCGTGCGTGGGTCTCGCAACTCGAAGCGACCGAGCGCGAGCGGACCGGCATCGACTCGCTGGAGGTGGGGTACACCCAGGTCCACGGCTACTACATCGAGGTGACGAACCCGAACCTCGAGCGGGTCCCCGAGGACTACACCCGCCGTCAGACGCTGAAGAACTCCGAGCGGTTCTACACCCCCGAACTCAAACGCCGCGAGGACGAGATCCTCTCGGCGTCCGAGCGGGCTGACGCGCTCGAGTACGAGGTCTTCTGTGAGGTACGCGCTTCGGTCGCCGACGAGGGCGAACGGCTCCAGGCGCTCGCGGACGTGTTGGCGGAACTGGACGTCCTCGTCGCGTTCGCGACCATCGCGGTCGACCGCGACTACGTCCGCCCGACCTTCGGGGCCGAGGCCATCGAAATCGAGGCGGGACGTCACCCCGTCGTCGAACGGACGACCGAGTTCGTCCCGAACGGGATCGACTTCTCGCAGGGAGACGTCGCGCTCATCACCGGGCCGAACATGTCGGGCAAGTCGACGTACATGCGACAGGTCGCACTCACGTGCGTCATGGCCCAGGCAGGGAGTTTCGTCCCCGCCTCGCGCGCATCCCTGCGCGTCGTCGACCGGGTGTTCACCCGCGTCGGCGCTTCCGACGACATCGCGGGCGGACAGTCGACGTTCATGCGCGAGATGGCCGAACTGACCGACATCCTCCACGCCGCCACCGACCGGTCGCTCGTCCTCCTCGACGAGGTGGGACGGGGGACGGCGACGACCGACGGCCTCGCCATCGCCCGGGCGACGACGGAGTTCATCCACGACGAGGTCGGTGCGTCGACGCTCTTTGCCACCCACTACCACGAACTGACCGGCCTCGAAGCCGAGTACGACGGCGTGTTTACGCTGCACTTCACGGCCGACCGCGACGCCGACGGCGTGACGTTCCTCCACCGCGTCGCCGAGGGCCCCTCGTCGTCGTCGTACGGCGTGGAGGTGGCTCGACTCGCCGGCGTGCCCGACCGGGTCGTCGAGCGGGCGCGCGCCCTGGTCGAGGCGGCCGACCGCCACGAGGCGGCCGAACGCGACCCCGACACGGCCGACCCCTCGCGTCACGCCGCGACGAACGGCGAGCACGTGCGGACGTCCACCGACGCCGACTCGGCCGAAAAGGCCTTCTCGAAGCCCCGCCAAACCAGCGGTGGCCGCGCGAAGTCAGCGCCACTGCCCGACCCGTCGCGGGACTCTCACGGCGACCCGAACCACGTCGTCGGTGGGGTCCTCGCGGACATCGAACGCCTCGACGTCGCCCGCACGACGCCGATGGACGCCCTCAGCCTCCTCCACGAACTCCAGCGGAGACTCGATGACGCAGATCAGGAGACTTGA
- a CDS encoding matrixin family metalloprotease, which produces MSRHATHARSLALVLVVVLAGCLGGVAPDTLAQDGERPAAGSGSEPAATAATASSDAADSDEESAGTAPATESPWGTAPVVVAIEGSPDRDVAPLVRRAAAFWEANATQYAGYPIDYEVRPNAAEPDLVVRFVDEVTGCKRSDHTAGCAPYITSAAQVDRPVTVEVKRGLSDESTVQVVSHELGHTLGLGHDDEPQAVMRTGVTLTTLPQPNATERGFPWADSDFTVYVDVDEAPDPTAARTQVRAALDYYERGAPGMPDNLTFSVVDDSDADLVVRYASASPCTAGSGSCGSSRGPDPDGDGASERYAQFTVTVVAIDTDAVGWHTGYWLAIAFGAEADADKPPVFRNASYQERRSEWWA; this is translated from the coding sequence ATGTCCCGGCACGCGACCCACGCACGCTCGCTCGCACTCGTCCTCGTCGTCGTCCTCGCGGGCTGTCTGGGTGGGGTCGCCCCCGACACGCTCGCGCAGGACGGCGAGCGTCCGGCGGCCGGGTCCGGATCCGAGCCCGCAGCGACGGCGGCAACGGCGAGTAGCGACGCGGCCGACTCGGACGAGGAGAGCGCCGGAACCGCCCCGGCGACGGAGAGTCCCTGGGGGACAGCGCCTGTCGTCGTCGCCATCGAGGGGTCGCCGGACCGCGACGTCGCCCCGCTCGTCCGCCGCGCCGCGGCGTTCTGGGAGGCGAACGCGACGCAGTACGCCGGCTACCCCATCGACTACGAGGTCCGCCCGAACGCGGCCGAGCCAGACCTCGTCGTGCGGTTCGTCGACGAGGTCACCGGCTGTAAGCGGTCGGACCACACCGCCGGCTGTGCGCCGTACATCACGAGCGCGGCCCAGGTCGACCGCCCGGTCACCGTCGAGGTCAAGCGGGGACTCTCCGACGAGTCGACGGTCCAGGTGGTCTCGCACGAACTCGGCCACACACTCGGGCTGGGACACGACGACGAGCCCCAGGCAGTGATGCGAACCGGAGTGACGCTCACCACGCTCCCGCAGCCGAACGCGACCGAACGGGGGTTCCCGTGGGCCGACAGCGACTTCACGGTCTACGTCGACGTCGACGAGGCACCGGACCCCACAGCGGCACGAACGCAGGTTCGCGCCGCGCTCGACTACTACGAACGCGGTGCACCCGGGATGCCCGACAACCTCACCTTCAGCGTCGTCGACGACTCCGACGCCGACCTCGTCGTTCGCTACGCCTCGGCGTCGCCGTGTACCGCGGGGTCCGGCTCCTGCGGGTCGAGCCGCGGACCCGACCCCGACGGCGACGGTGCCAGCGAGCGCTACGCGCAGTTCACGGTTACCGTGGTGGCTATCGACACCGACGCCGTCGGGTGGCACACTGGCTACTGGCTCGCCATCGCGTTCGGCGCGGAGGCGGACGCCGATAAGCCGCCCGTGTTCCGAAACGCCTCCTACCAGGAACGCCGGAGCGAGTGGTGGGCGTGA
- a CDS encoding nicotinate phosphoribosyltransferase gives MTDFDIVSPDAIADGRATDAYFERTEETLEAAGRNPNVVAEVTADQFSGEGFELLAGVKDAAHLLTGLPVDVDTVPEGRLFDGGPVMRLSGNYLDFARYETALLGFLSHASGVATAALDVRTAAPESLVLSFGARHVHPSIAAMVERSALVAGLDGFSHVAAGDVLGREASGTMPHALVICFGPGEQEAAWRAFDETVDDSVPRVALCDTYSDEVDEVRRAVEAMDRLDSVRLDTTSSRRGDFRHILREVRWALDGDGREDVDIFASGGLGPADLRELRDVADGFGVGGYVSNANPVDFALDIVEVEGVAGAKRGKLGGVKEVYRTGDGRHEVRRRDDPAPEDGDALLEPLIRDGELVDGIDLSLDAAAARAEADAALCGYGEE, from the coding sequence ATGACCGACTTCGACATCGTCTCGCCCGACGCCATCGCCGACGGGCGGGCGACCGACGCCTACTTCGAGCGGACCGAGGAGACGCTCGAAGCCGCCGGACGGAACCCCAACGTCGTCGCGGAGGTGACGGCGGACCAGTTCTCGGGCGAGGGGTTCGAACTCCTCGCGGGCGTGAAGGACGCGGCGCACCTCCTCACCGGACTGCCGGTCGACGTCGACACCGTCCCCGAGGGCCGACTGTTCGACGGCGGCCCCGTGATGCGTCTCTCGGGGAACTACCTCGACTTCGCCCGGTACGAGACCGCTCTTCTGGGGTTTCTGAGCCACGCCAGCGGCGTCGCCACCGCCGCGCTCGACGTGCGGACCGCCGCACCCGAGTCGCTCGTGCTCTCGTTCGGGGCGCGACACGTCCACCCCTCCATCGCCGCGATGGTCGAACGGTCGGCCCTCGTCGCCGGCCTCGACGGGTTCTCGCACGTCGCCGCCGGTGACGTCCTGGGCAGGGAGGCGTCGGGGACGATGCCACACGCGCTCGTGATTTGTTTCGGCCCTGGCGAGCAGGAGGCCGCGTGGCGGGCGTTCGACGAGACCGTCGACGACTCGGTCCCCAGAGTCGCGCTGTGTGACACCTACAGCGACGAGGTCGACGAGGTGCGCCGCGCCGTCGAGGCGATGGACCGCCTCGACAGCGTCCGTCTCGACACCACCTCCTCGCGGCGCGGGGACTTCCGACACATCCTCCGCGAGGTCCGGTGGGCGCTCGACGGCGACGGCCGCGAAGACGTCGACATATTCGCCAGCGGGGGCCTCGGGCCCGCCGACCTGCGCGAACTCCGTGACGTCGCCGACGGCTTCGGCGTCGGCGGGTACGTCTCGAACGCGAACCCGGTCGACTTCGCGCTCGACATCGTCGAAGTCGAGGGCGTCGCGGGCGCGAAGCGCGGGAAGCTCGGAGGGGTGAAGGAGGTGTACCGAACGGGTGACGGTCGACACGAGGTCCGCCGACGAGACGACCCCGCTCCCGAAGACGGCGACGCCCTGCTCGAACCGCTCATCCGGGACGGCGAACTCGTCGACGGCATCGACCTGAGCCTCGACGCGGCGGCGGCACGGGCCGAGGCCGACGCTGCCCTGTGTGGGTACGGCGAGGAGTGA
- a CDS encoding TIGR00296 family protein: MSEAQTVRLTYEDGARAVELARESVESYVLHGQREQPGSMRDAFYARTGAFVRLQSTRGRGRLRGCAGAYRGKDQLGHAIVDAAIQAASGDSCGSEIESQELPHLNISVCIVCNHLLTNDPLADLELGRHGVAVDSGGKHGWLYPTIPVENDWSKEEYLTRVCRKAKLSPFAWQTDDAMVTLFEGQVFRERNDGGSVEEL; encoded by the coding sequence ATGTCGGAGGCGCAGACCGTTCGCCTTACATACGAGGATGGGGCGCGTGCGGTCGAACTGGCCCGAGAATCCGTCGAATCGTACGTTCTGCACGGCCAACGAGAGCAACCGGGGAGTATGCGTGACGCCTTTTACGCCCGCACCGGTGCGTTCGTTCGACTCCAGTCCACACGTGGACGGGGGCGCCTGCGCGGCTGTGCGGGGGCGTATCGAGGAAAAGACCAACTGGGCCACGCCATCGTCGACGCGGCTATCCAGGCCGCGTCGGGCGATTCCTGTGGCTCCGAAATCGAATCCCAGGAACTGCCCCATCTGAACATCTCGGTCTGTATCGTCTGTAACCACCTTCTCACCAACGACCCACTCGCCGACCTCGAGCTGGGCCGCCACGGTGTCGCCGTCGACAGCGGCGGCAAGCACGGCTGGCTCTACCCCACGATTCCCGTCGAGAACGACTGGTCGAAAGAGGAGTACCTCACCCGCGTCTGCCGCAAGGCCAAGCTCTCACCGTTCGCCTGGCAGACCGACGACGCGATGGTCACCCTGTTCGAGGGACAGGTGTTCCGCGAGCGCAACGACGGCGGCAGCGTCGAAGAGCTGTAA